One segment of Primulina tabacum isolate GXHZ01 chromosome 14, ASM2559414v2, whole genome shotgun sequence DNA contains the following:
- the LOC142524054 gene encoding uncharacterized protein LOC142524054 yields the protein MILVDNAGEAFPSINHAPWFGVTLADFVMPFFPFVVCVSVSLVFKKVTNRSATTKKVIIRTVWLFLLGVILQGGYFHGRSHLTYGVDLEKIRMMGVLQVIQLAFLPRDDVMVIHD from the exons ATGATTTTAGTTGACAATGCTGGAGAAGCGTTTCCATCTATAAATCACGCGCCGTGGTTCGGAGTTACGCTGGCTGACTTTGTGATGCCATTTTTTCCCTTCGTAGTTTGTGTTTCTGTGAGTCTCGTGTTCAAG AAAGTAACAAACAGATCAGCAACCACGAAGAAAGTGATTATACGGACTGTATGGCTCTTTCTGCTAGGAGTGATTCTTCAAG GTGGGTATTTTCATGGACGCAGCCATCTAACTTATGGGGTTGATTTGGAGAAAATACGCATGATGGGAGTGCTGCAGGTAATACAACTTGCATTTTTGCCACGTGATGATGTTATGGTCATACATGATTAA